One genomic region from Equus asinus isolate D_3611 breed Donkey chromosome 8, EquAss-T2T_v2, whole genome shotgun sequence encodes:
- the BAG6 gene encoding large proline-rich protein BAG6 isoform X6 has protein sequence MEPNDSTSTTMEEPDSLEVLVKTLDSQTRTFIVGAQMNVKEFKEHIAASVSIPSEKQRLIYQGRVLQDDKKLQEYNVGGKVIHLVERAPPQTQLPSGASSGTGSASATHGGGPPPGTRGPGASVHDRNANSYVMVGTFNLPSEPRVRLVMAQHMIRDIQTLLSRMECRGGSQAQHSQPPPQTPTVAPEPVALSSQTSEPVESEAPPREPMEAEEVEERAPAQSPELTPSGPAPAGPTPAPETNAPNHPSPAEYVEVLQELQRLESRLQPFLQRYYEVLGAAATTDYNNNQEGREEDQRLINLVGESLRLLGNTFVALSDLRCNLACAPPRHLHVVRPMSHYTTPMVLQQAAIPIQINVGTTVTMTGNGTRPPPAPNAEAPPPGPGQASSLAPSSTTVESSTEGAPPPGPAPPPTTSHPRVIRISHQSVEPVVMMHMNIQDSGTQPGGVPSAPTGPLGPPGHGQTLGSTLIQLPSLPPEFMHAVAHQITHQAMVAAVASAAAGQQVPGFPTAPTRVVIARPTPPQARPSHPGGPPVSGALQGAGLGTNASLAQMVSGLVGQLLMQPVLVAQGTPGMAPPPAPATASASAGTTNTATTAGPAPGGPAQPPPPQTSTADLQFSQLLGNLLGPAGPGTGGPGMASPTITVAMPGVPAFLQGMTDFLQAPPPPPPPPPPPPAPEQQTMPPPGSPSGGAGSPGGRGPESLPPEFYTSVVQGVLSSLLGSLGARAGSSESIAAFIQRLSGSSNIFEPGADGALGFFGALLSLLCQNFSMVDVVMLLHGHFQPLQRLQPQLRSFFHQHYLGGQEPTPGNIRTATHTLITGLEEYVRESFSLVQVQPGVDIIRTNLEFLQEQFNSIAAHVLHCTDSGFGARLLELCNQGLFECLALNLHCLGGQQMELAAVINGRIRRMSRGVNPSLVSWLTTMMGLRLQVVLEHMPVGPDAILRYVRRIGDPPQPLSEEPMEVQGSERTSPEPQRENASPAPGTTAEEAMSRGPPPAPEGGSRDEQDGASAETEPWAAAVPPEWVPIIQQDIQSQRKVKPQPPLSDAYLSGMPAKRRKLRADIQKRLQEDPNYSPQRFPNAHRAFADDP, from the exons ATGGAGCCCAATGATAGTACCAGTACCACTATGGAAGAGCCTGACAGCCTGGAGGTGCTGGTGAAGACTCTGGACTCTCAGACTCGGACCTTTATTGTGGGGGCCCAG ATGAATGTAAAGGAGTTTAAGGAGCACATTGCTGCCTCTGTCAGCATCCCTTCTGAGAAACAACGGCTCATCTACCAGGGACGAGTTCTACAGGATGATAAGAAGCTCCAGGAATACA aTGTTGGGGGAAAGGTTATCCACCTTGTGGAACGGGCTCCTCCTCAGACTCAGCTCCCTTCTGGGGCATCTTCTGGGACAGGGTCTGCCTCAGCCACCCATGGTGGGGGACCCCCCCCTGGTACTCGGGGGCCTGGGGCCTCTGTTCATGACCGGAATGCCAACAGCTATGTCATGGTTGGAACCTTCAATCTTCCT AGTGAGCCCCGAGTACGGCTGGTGATGGCTCAGCATATGATCAGGGACATACAAACCTTACTCTCCCGGATGGAG TGTCGAGGGGGATCCCAAGCACAGCACAGTCAGCCGCCCCCGCAGACACCAACTGTGGCCCCGGAGCCAGTAGCTTTGAGCTCTCAAACATCAGAACCGGTTGAAAGCGAAGCACCTCCTCGGGAGCCCATGGAGGCAGAAGAAGTGGAGGAGCGTGCCCCAGCCCAGAGCCCGGAGCTCACCCCTTCTGGCCCAGCCCCAGCGGGCCCAACGCCGGCCCCAGAGACAAATGCACCCAA CCATCCCTCCCCTGCGGAGTATGTTGAGGTGCTCCAGGAACTACAGCGGCTTGAGAGCCGCCTCCAGCCCTTCCTGCAGCGCTACTATGAAGTTCTGGGTGCTGCTGCCACCACGGACTACAACAATAAT CAAGAAGGCCGTGAAGAGGACCAGCGCCTGATCAACCTGGTCGGGGAGAGCCTGCGGCTGCTGGGCAACACCTTTGTGGCACTGTCTGACCTGCGCTGCAATCTGGCCTGTGCGCCCCCGCGACACCTGCATGTGGTCCGGCCTATGTCTCATTACACCACCCCCATGGTGCTCCAGCAGGCAGCCATCCCCATCCAG ATCAATGTGGGGACCACTGTGACCATGACGGGGAATGGGACTCGGCCCCCCCCGGCTCCCAATGCAGAGGCACCTCCCCCTGGTCCTGGGCAGGCCTCATCCCTGGCTCCCTCTTCGACCACTGTCGAGTCTTCAACTGAGGGGGCTCCCCCCCCAGGACCAGCTCCCCCACCGACCACCAGCCACCCGAGGGTCATCCGGATTTCCCACCAGAGCGTGGAACCCGTGGTCATGATGCACATGAACATTCAAG ATTCTGGCACACAGCCTGGTGGAGTTCCGAGTGCTCCCACTGGCCCCCTAGGACCCCCTGGTCATGGCCAGACCCTGG GCTCCACCCTCATCCagctgccctccctgccccctgagTTCATGCACGCCGTCGCCCACCagatcactcatcaggccatggtggcAGCTGTTGCCTCCGCGGCCGCAG GACAGCAGGTCCCAGGCTTCCCGACAGCTCCAACCCGGGTGGTGATTGCCCGGCCCACCCCTCCACAGGCTAGGCCTTCCCATCCTGGGGGCCCCCCAGTCTCAGGGGCTCTG CAGGGCGCTGGGCTGGGTACCAATGCCTCCTTGGCCCAGATGGTGAGCGGCCTTGTGGGGCAGCTTCTTATGCAACCTGTCCTTGTGG CTCAGGGGACCCCAGGAATGGCTccacctccagctcctgccacTGCTTCAGCCAGTGCTGGCACCACCAACACAGCTACCACAGCAGGCCCGGCCCCGGGGGGGCCTGCCCAGCCTCCACCCCCTCAAACCTCCACTGCTGATCTTCAATTCTCTCAGCTCTTGGGGAACCTGCTGGGGCCTGCAGGGCCAGGGACTGGAGGGCCTGGCATGGCTTCTCCCACCATCACTGTGGCGATGCCTGGTGTCCCTGCCTTTCTCCAAGGCATGACTGACTTCTTGCAG gcccctccacctcctccaccacccccacccccacccccggccccagAGCAGCAGACCATGCCCCCACCAGGGTCCCCTTCTGGTGGCGCAGGGAGTCCTGGAGGCCGGGGTCCTGAGAGCCTGCCACCAGAGTTTTATACCTCGGTGGTGCAGGGTGTGCTAAGCTCCCTGCTGGGCTCCTTGGGGGCTCGGGCTGGCAGCAGTGAAAGTATCGCTGCTTTCATACAACGCCTCAGTGGATCCAGCAACATTTTTGAGCCTGGAGCTGATGGGGCCCTCG gctTCTTTGGGGCCCTGCTTTCTCTTCTGTGCCAGAACTTTTCCATGGTGGATGTGGTGATGCTTCTCCACGGGCATTTCCAGCCACTGCAGCGGCTCCAGCCCCAGCTGCGATCCTTCTTCCACCAGCACTACCTGGGTGGCCAGGAGCCCACACCTGGTAACATCAGG ACGGCCACCCACACCTTGATCACGGGGTTAGAAGAATATGTGCGGGAGAGTTTT TCTTTGGTGCAGGTTCAGCCAGGTGTGGACATCATCCGGACAAACCTGGAATTTCTCCAAGAGCAGTTTAATAGCATTGCTGCTCATGTGCTGCACTGCACAG ACAGTGGATTTGGGGCCCGTTTGCTGGAGTTGTGTAACCAGGGCCTGTTTGAATGTCTGGCCTTGAACCTGCACTGCTTGGGAGGACAGCAGATGGAGCTTGCGGCTGTCATCAATGGCCGAATT CGTCGCATGTCTCGTGGGGTAAATCCGTCCTTGGTAAGCTGGCTCACCACAATGATGGGACTGAGGCTTCAGGTGGTACTGGAGCACATGCCGGTAGGCCCTGATGCCATCCTCAGATATGTTCGCAGGATTGGTGATCCCCCGCAG CCACTTTCTGAGGAGCCAATGGAAGTTCAGGGATCAGAGAGAACTTCCCCTGAGCCTCAG CGAGAGAatgcttccccagcccctgggacaACAGCAGAAGAGGCTATGTCCCGAGGTCCACCTCCTGCCCCTGAGGGGGGCTCCCGAGATGAACAGGATGGAGCTTCAGCTGAGACAGAACCTTGGGCAGCTGCAGTCCCCCCA gaatgGGTCCCTATTATCCAGCAGGACATTCAAAGCCAGCGGAAGGTGAAACCACAGCCCCCCCTGAGTGACGCCTACCTCAGTGGTATGCCTGCCAAGAGACGCAAG CTCCGGGCTGATATACAAAAGCGACTGCAGGAAGACCCCAATTACAGCCCCCAGCGCTTCCCTAATGCCCACCGGGCCTTTGCTGACGATCCCTAG
- the BAG6 gene encoding large proline-rich protein BAG6 isoform X1 encodes MEPNDSTSTTMEEPDSLEVLVKTLDSQTRTFIVGAQMNVKEFKEHIAASVSIPSEKQRLIYQGRVLQDDKKLQEYNVGGKVIHLVERAPPQTQLPSGASSGTGSASATHGGGPPPGTRGPGASVHDRNANSYVMVGTFNLPSDGSAVDVHINMEQAPIQSEPRVRLVMAQHMIRDIQTLLSRMECRGGSQAQHSQPPPQTPTVAPEPVALSSQTSEPVESEAPPREPMEAEEVEERAPAQSPELTPSGPAPAGPTPAPETNAPNHPSPAEYVEVLQELQRLESRLQPFLQRYYEVLGAAATTDYNNNQEGREEDQRLINLVGESLRLLGNTFVALSDLRCNLACAPPRHLHVVRPMSHYTTPMVLQQAAIPIQINVGTTVTMTGNGTRPPPAPNAEAPPPGPGQASSLAPSSTTVESSTEGAPPPGPAPPPTTSHPRVIRISHQSVEPVVMMHMNIQDSGTQPGGVPSAPTGPLGPPGHGQTLGSTLIQLPSLPPEFMHAVAHQITHQAMVAAVASAAAGQQVPGFPTAPTRVVIARPTPPQARPSHPGGPPVSGALQGAGLGTNASLAQMVSGLVGQLLMQPVLVAQGTPGMAPPPAPATASASAGTTNTATTAGPAPGGPAQPPPPQTSTADLQFSQLLGNLLGPAGPGTGGPGMASPTITVAMPGVPAFLQGMTDFLQAPPPPPPPPPPPPAPEQQTMPPPGSPSGGAGSPGGRGPESLPPEFYTSVVQGVLSSLLGSLGARAGSSESIAAFIQRLSGSSNIFEPGADGALGFFGALLSLLCQNFSMVDVVMLLHGHFQPLQRLQPQLRSFFHQHYLGGQEPTPGNIRTATHTLITGLEEYVRESFSLVQVQPGVDIIRTNLEFLQEQFNSIAAHVLHCTDSGFGARLLELCNQGLFECLALNLHCLGGQQMELAAVINGRIRRMSRGVNPSLVSWLTTMMGLRLQVVLEHMPVGPDAILRYVRRIGDPPQPLSEEPMEVQGSERTSPEPQRENASPAPGTTAEEAMSRGPPPAPEGGSRDEQDGASAETEPWAAAVPPEWVPIIQQDIQSQRKVKPQPPLSDAYLSGMPAKRRKTMQGEGPQLLLSEAVSRAAKAAGARPLTSPESLSRDLEAPEVQESYRQQLRADIQKRLQEDPNYSPQRFPNAHRAFADDP; translated from the exons ATGGAGCCCAATGATAGTACCAGTACCACTATGGAAGAGCCTGACAGCCTGGAGGTGCTGGTGAAGACTCTGGACTCTCAGACTCGGACCTTTATTGTGGGGGCCCAG ATGAATGTAAAGGAGTTTAAGGAGCACATTGCTGCCTCTGTCAGCATCCCTTCTGAGAAACAACGGCTCATCTACCAGGGACGAGTTCTACAGGATGATAAGAAGCTCCAGGAATACA aTGTTGGGGGAAAGGTTATCCACCTTGTGGAACGGGCTCCTCCTCAGACTCAGCTCCCTTCTGGGGCATCTTCTGGGACAGGGTCTGCCTCAGCCACCCATGGTGGGGGACCCCCCCCTGGTACTCGGGGGCCTGGGGCCTCTGTTCATGACCGGAATGCCAACAGCTATGTCATGGTTGGAACCTTCAATCTTCCT AGTGACGGCTCTGCTGTGGATGTTCACATCAACATGGAACAGGCCCCGATTCAG AGTGAGCCCCGAGTACGGCTGGTGATGGCTCAGCATATGATCAGGGACATACAAACCTTACTCTCCCGGATGGAG TGTCGAGGGGGATCCCAAGCACAGCACAGTCAGCCGCCCCCGCAGACACCAACTGTGGCCCCGGAGCCAGTAGCTTTGAGCTCTCAAACATCAGAACCGGTTGAAAGCGAAGCACCTCCTCGGGAGCCCATGGAGGCAGAAGAAGTGGAGGAGCGTGCCCCAGCCCAGAGCCCGGAGCTCACCCCTTCTGGCCCAGCCCCAGCGGGCCCAACGCCGGCCCCAGAGACAAATGCACCCAA CCATCCCTCCCCTGCGGAGTATGTTGAGGTGCTCCAGGAACTACAGCGGCTTGAGAGCCGCCTCCAGCCCTTCCTGCAGCGCTACTATGAAGTTCTGGGTGCTGCTGCCACCACGGACTACAACAATAAT CAAGAAGGCCGTGAAGAGGACCAGCGCCTGATCAACCTGGTCGGGGAGAGCCTGCGGCTGCTGGGCAACACCTTTGTGGCACTGTCTGACCTGCGCTGCAATCTGGCCTGTGCGCCCCCGCGACACCTGCATGTGGTCCGGCCTATGTCTCATTACACCACCCCCATGGTGCTCCAGCAGGCAGCCATCCCCATCCAG ATCAATGTGGGGACCACTGTGACCATGACGGGGAATGGGACTCGGCCCCCCCCGGCTCCCAATGCAGAGGCACCTCCCCCTGGTCCTGGGCAGGCCTCATCCCTGGCTCCCTCTTCGACCACTGTCGAGTCTTCAACTGAGGGGGCTCCCCCCCCAGGACCAGCTCCCCCACCGACCACCAGCCACCCGAGGGTCATCCGGATTTCCCACCAGAGCGTGGAACCCGTGGTCATGATGCACATGAACATTCAAG ATTCTGGCACACAGCCTGGTGGAGTTCCGAGTGCTCCCACTGGCCCCCTAGGACCCCCTGGTCATGGCCAGACCCTGG GCTCCACCCTCATCCagctgccctccctgccccctgagTTCATGCACGCCGTCGCCCACCagatcactcatcaggccatggtggcAGCTGTTGCCTCCGCGGCCGCAG GACAGCAGGTCCCAGGCTTCCCGACAGCTCCAACCCGGGTGGTGATTGCCCGGCCCACCCCTCCACAGGCTAGGCCTTCCCATCCTGGGGGCCCCCCAGTCTCAGGGGCTCTG CAGGGCGCTGGGCTGGGTACCAATGCCTCCTTGGCCCAGATGGTGAGCGGCCTTGTGGGGCAGCTTCTTATGCAACCTGTCCTTGTGG CTCAGGGGACCCCAGGAATGGCTccacctccagctcctgccacTGCTTCAGCCAGTGCTGGCACCACCAACACAGCTACCACAGCAGGCCCGGCCCCGGGGGGGCCTGCCCAGCCTCCACCCCCTCAAACCTCCACTGCTGATCTTCAATTCTCTCAGCTCTTGGGGAACCTGCTGGGGCCTGCAGGGCCAGGGACTGGAGGGCCTGGCATGGCTTCTCCCACCATCACTGTGGCGATGCCTGGTGTCCCTGCCTTTCTCCAAGGCATGACTGACTTCTTGCAG gcccctccacctcctccaccacccccacccccacccccggccccagAGCAGCAGACCATGCCCCCACCAGGGTCCCCTTCTGGTGGCGCAGGGAGTCCTGGAGGCCGGGGTCCTGAGAGCCTGCCACCAGAGTTTTATACCTCGGTGGTGCAGGGTGTGCTAAGCTCCCTGCTGGGCTCCTTGGGGGCTCGGGCTGGCAGCAGTGAAAGTATCGCTGCTTTCATACAACGCCTCAGTGGATCCAGCAACATTTTTGAGCCTGGAGCTGATGGGGCCCTCG gctTCTTTGGGGCCCTGCTTTCTCTTCTGTGCCAGAACTTTTCCATGGTGGATGTGGTGATGCTTCTCCACGGGCATTTCCAGCCACTGCAGCGGCTCCAGCCCCAGCTGCGATCCTTCTTCCACCAGCACTACCTGGGTGGCCAGGAGCCCACACCTGGTAACATCAGG ACGGCCACCCACACCTTGATCACGGGGTTAGAAGAATATGTGCGGGAGAGTTTT TCTTTGGTGCAGGTTCAGCCAGGTGTGGACATCATCCGGACAAACCTGGAATTTCTCCAAGAGCAGTTTAATAGCATTGCTGCTCATGTGCTGCACTGCACAG ACAGTGGATTTGGGGCCCGTTTGCTGGAGTTGTGTAACCAGGGCCTGTTTGAATGTCTGGCCTTGAACCTGCACTGCTTGGGAGGACAGCAGATGGAGCTTGCGGCTGTCATCAATGGCCGAATT CGTCGCATGTCTCGTGGGGTAAATCCGTCCTTGGTAAGCTGGCTCACCACAATGATGGGACTGAGGCTTCAGGTGGTACTGGAGCACATGCCGGTAGGCCCTGATGCCATCCTCAGATATGTTCGCAGGATTGGTGATCCCCCGCAG CCACTTTCTGAGGAGCCAATGGAAGTTCAGGGATCAGAGAGAACTTCCCCTGAGCCTCAG CGAGAGAatgcttccccagcccctgggacaACAGCAGAAGAGGCTATGTCCCGAGGTCCACCTCCTGCCCCTGAGGGGGGCTCCCGAGATGAACAGGATGGAGCTTCAGCTGAGACAGAACCTTGGGCAGCTGCAGTCCCCCCA gaatgGGTCCCTATTATCCAGCAGGACATTCAAAGCCAGCGGAAGGTGAAACCACAGCCCCCCCTGAGTGACGCCTACCTCAGTGGTATGCCTGCCAAGAGACGCAAG ACGATGCAGGGTGAGGGCCCCCAGCTGCTTCTCTCAGAGGCCGTGAGCCGGGCAGCTAAGGCAGCCGGAGCTCGGCCCCTGACAAGCCCCGAGAGCCTGAGCCGGGACCTGGAGGCACCAGAGGTTCAGGAGAGCTACAGGCAGCAG CTCCGGGCTGATATACAAAAGCGACTGCAGGAAGACCCCAATTACAGCCCCCAGCGCTTCCCTAATGCCCACCGGGCCTTTGCTGACGATCCCTAG
- the BAG6 gene encoding large proline-rich protein BAG6 isoform X8: MEPNDSTSTTMEEPDSLEVLVKTLDSQTRTFIVGAQMNVKEFKEHIAASVSIPSEKQRLIYQGRVLQDDKKLQEYNVGGKVIHLVERAPPQTQLPSGASSGTGSASATHGGGPPPGTRGPGASVHDRNANSYVMVGTFNLPSDGSAVDVHINMEQAPIQSEPRVRLVMAQHMIRDIQTLLSRMECRGGSQAQHSQPPPQTPTVAPEPVALSSQTSEPVESEAPPREPMEAEEVEERAPAQSPELTPSGPAPAGPTPAPETNAPNHPSPAEYVEVLQELQRLESRLQPFLQRYYEVLGAAATTDYNNNQEGREEDQRLINLVGESLRLLGNTFVALSDLRCNLACAPPRHLHVVRPMSHYTTPMVLQQAAIPIQINVGTTVTMTGNGTRPPPAPNAEAPPPGPGQASSLAPSSTTVESSTEGAPPPGPAPPPTTSHPRVIRISHQSVEPVVMMHMNIQDSGTQPGGVPSAPTGPLGPPGHGQTLGQQVPGFPTAPTRVVIARPTPPQARPSHPGGPPVSGALQGAGLGTNASLAQMVSGLVGQLLMQPVLVAQGTPGMAPPPAPATASASAGTTNTATTAGPAPGGPAQPPPPQTSTADLQFSQLLGNLLGPAGPGTGGPGMASPTITVAMPGVPAFLQGMTDFLQAPPPPPPPPPPPPAPEQQTMPPPGSPSGGAGSPGGRGPESLPPEFYTSVVQGVLSSLLGSLGARAGSSESIAAFIQRLSGSSNIFEPGADGALGFFGALLSLLCQNFSMVDVVMLLHGHFQPLQRLQPQLRSFFHQHYLGGQEPTPGNIRTATHTLITGLEEYVRESFSLVQVQPGVDIIRTNLEFLQEQFNSIAAHVLHCTDSGFGARLLELCNQGLFECLALNLHCLGGQQMELAAVINGRIRRMSRGVNPSLVSWLTTMMGLRLQVVLEHMPVGPDAILRYVRRIGDPPQPLSEEPMEVQGSERTSPEPQRENASPAPGTTAEEAMSRGPPPAPEGGSRDEQDGASAETEPWAAAVPPEWVPIIQQDIQSQRKVKPQPPLSDAYLSGMPAKRRKLRADIQKRLQEDPNYSPQRFPNAHRAFADDP; the protein is encoded by the exons ATGGAGCCCAATGATAGTACCAGTACCACTATGGAAGAGCCTGACAGCCTGGAGGTGCTGGTGAAGACTCTGGACTCTCAGACTCGGACCTTTATTGTGGGGGCCCAG ATGAATGTAAAGGAGTTTAAGGAGCACATTGCTGCCTCTGTCAGCATCCCTTCTGAGAAACAACGGCTCATCTACCAGGGACGAGTTCTACAGGATGATAAGAAGCTCCAGGAATACA aTGTTGGGGGAAAGGTTATCCACCTTGTGGAACGGGCTCCTCCTCAGACTCAGCTCCCTTCTGGGGCATCTTCTGGGACAGGGTCTGCCTCAGCCACCCATGGTGGGGGACCCCCCCCTGGTACTCGGGGGCCTGGGGCCTCTGTTCATGACCGGAATGCCAACAGCTATGTCATGGTTGGAACCTTCAATCTTCCT AGTGACGGCTCTGCTGTGGATGTTCACATCAACATGGAACAGGCCCCGATTCAG AGTGAGCCCCGAGTACGGCTGGTGATGGCTCAGCATATGATCAGGGACATACAAACCTTACTCTCCCGGATGGAG TGTCGAGGGGGATCCCAAGCACAGCACAGTCAGCCGCCCCCGCAGACACCAACTGTGGCCCCGGAGCCAGTAGCTTTGAGCTCTCAAACATCAGAACCGGTTGAAAGCGAAGCACCTCCTCGGGAGCCCATGGAGGCAGAAGAAGTGGAGGAGCGTGCCCCAGCCCAGAGCCCGGAGCTCACCCCTTCTGGCCCAGCCCCAGCGGGCCCAACGCCGGCCCCAGAGACAAATGCACCCAA CCATCCCTCCCCTGCGGAGTATGTTGAGGTGCTCCAGGAACTACAGCGGCTTGAGAGCCGCCTCCAGCCCTTCCTGCAGCGCTACTATGAAGTTCTGGGTGCTGCTGCCACCACGGACTACAACAATAAT CAAGAAGGCCGTGAAGAGGACCAGCGCCTGATCAACCTGGTCGGGGAGAGCCTGCGGCTGCTGGGCAACACCTTTGTGGCACTGTCTGACCTGCGCTGCAATCTGGCCTGTGCGCCCCCGCGACACCTGCATGTGGTCCGGCCTATGTCTCATTACACCACCCCCATGGTGCTCCAGCAGGCAGCCATCCCCATCCAG ATCAATGTGGGGACCACTGTGACCATGACGGGGAATGGGACTCGGCCCCCCCCGGCTCCCAATGCAGAGGCACCTCCCCCTGGTCCTGGGCAGGCCTCATCCCTGGCTCCCTCTTCGACCACTGTCGAGTCTTCAACTGAGGGGGCTCCCCCCCCAGGACCAGCTCCCCCACCGACCACCAGCCACCCGAGGGTCATCCGGATTTCCCACCAGAGCGTGGAACCCGTGGTCATGATGCACATGAACATTCAAG ATTCTGGCACACAGCCTGGTGGAGTTCCGAGTGCTCCCACTGGCCCCCTAGGACCCCCTGGTCATGGCCAGACCCTGG GACAGCAGGTCCCAGGCTTCCCGACAGCTCCAACCCGGGTGGTGATTGCCCGGCCCACCCCTCCACAGGCTAGGCCTTCCCATCCTGGGGGCCCCCCAGTCTCAGGGGCTCTG CAGGGCGCTGGGCTGGGTACCAATGCCTCCTTGGCCCAGATGGTGAGCGGCCTTGTGGGGCAGCTTCTTATGCAACCTGTCCTTGTGG CTCAGGGGACCCCAGGAATGGCTccacctccagctcctgccacTGCTTCAGCCAGTGCTGGCACCACCAACACAGCTACCACAGCAGGCCCGGCCCCGGGGGGGCCTGCCCAGCCTCCACCCCCTCAAACCTCCACTGCTGATCTTCAATTCTCTCAGCTCTTGGGGAACCTGCTGGGGCCTGCAGGGCCAGGGACTGGAGGGCCTGGCATGGCTTCTCCCACCATCACTGTGGCGATGCCTGGTGTCCCTGCCTTTCTCCAAGGCATGACTGACTTCTTGCAG gcccctccacctcctccaccacccccacccccacccccggccccagAGCAGCAGACCATGCCCCCACCAGGGTCCCCTTCTGGTGGCGCAGGGAGTCCTGGAGGCCGGGGTCCTGAGAGCCTGCCACCAGAGTTTTATACCTCGGTGGTGCAGGGTGTGCTAAGCTCCCTGCTGGGCTCCTTGGGGGCTCGGGCTGGCAGCAGTGAAAGTATCGCTGCTTTCATACAACGCCTCAGTGGATCCAGCAACATTTTTGAGCCTGGAGCTGATGGGGCCCTCG gctTCTTTGGGGCCCTGCTTTCTCTTCTGTGCCAGAACTTTTCCATGGTGGATGTGGTGATGCTTCTCCACGGGCATTTCCAGCCACTGCAGCGGCTCCAGCCCCAGCTGCGATCCTTCTTCCACCAGCACTACCTGGGTGGCCAGGAGCCCACACCTGGTAACATCAGG ACGGCCACCCACACCTTGATCACGGGGTTAGAAGAATATGTGCGGGAGAGTTTT TCTTTGGTGCAGGTTCAGCCAGGTGTGGACATCATCCGGACAAACCTGGAATTTCTCCAAGAGCAGTTTAATAGCATTGCTGCTCATGTGCTGCACTGCACAG ACAGTGGATTTGGGGCCCGTTTGCTGGAGTTGTGTAACCAGGGCCTGTTTGAATGTCTGGCCTTGAACCTGCACTGCTTGGGAGGACAGCAGATGGAGCTTGCGGCTGTCATCAATGGCCGAATT CGTCGCATGTCTCGTGGGGTAAATCCGTCCTTGGTAAGCTGGCTCACCACAATGATGGGACTGAGGCTTCAGGTGGTACTGGAGCACATGCCGGTAGGCCCTGATGCCATCCTCAGATATGTTCGCAGGATTGGTGATCCCCCGCAG CCACTTTCTGAGGAGCCAATGGAAGTTCAGGGATCAGAGAGAACTTCCCCTGAGCCTCAG CGAGAGAatgcttccccagcccctgggacaACAGCAGAAGAGGCTATGTCCCGAGGTCCACCTCCTGCCCCTGAGGGGGGCTCCCGAGATGAACAGGATGGAGCTTCAGCTGAGACAGAACCTTGGGCAGCTGCAGTCCCCCCA gaatgGGTCCCTATTATCCAGCAGGACATTCAAAGCCAGCGGAAGGTGAAACCACAGCCCCCCCTGAGTGACGCCTACCTCAGTGGTATGCCTGCCAAGAGACGCAAG CTCCGGGCTGATATACAAAAGCGACTGCAGGAAGACCCCAATTACAGCCCCCAGCGCTTCCCTAATGCCCACCGGGCCTTTGCTGACGATCCCTAG